The Trinickia acidisoli genome includes a window with the following:
- a CDS encoding SPOR domain-containing protein has translation MAKPSRTSPRRTTPKGTSFGAHSKGTSKRSKQTGGTFLGIVLGLIVGLAIAVVVALYIERAPTPFVSKVAPAGASDAGTIDQQYDPNRALQGKSPGQPVPQTAQQTPPNTAPGQSSGQTAAPSQAPGLLQEPQIVEVPSAGGASGTTGNAATAPGQQTQANAQAPAQQKKPAQVANVPPSAAPGTNGAPTGANEANTGYFLQVGAYKTAADAEQQRARLAFQGFESKVSQRDAGGVTYFRVRIGPFSKFEDMNATRQRLSDAGIDTAVIRFTKQ, from the coding sequence ATGGCAAAACCGAGTCGTACTTCGCCACGCAGAACAACCCCCAAGGGGACTTCCTTCGGGGCGCACTCCAAGGGCACGTCAAAGCGGTCTAAGCAAACCGGGGGTACATTCCTCGGCATCGTGCTGGGCTTGATCGTCGGTCTGGCGATCGCGGTCGTCGTCGCGCTCTACATCGAGCGCGCACCCACGCCGTTCGTGTCGAAGGTCGCGCCAGCCGGTGCGTCCGATGCGGGCACGATCGATCAGCAATACGACCCGAACCGCGCGTTGCAAGGCAAGTCGCCGGGGCAACCGGTTCCGCAAACCGCTCAGCAAACGCCGCCGAATACGGCTCCGGGGCAATCCTCGGGACAAACGGCCGCGCCCTCGCAGGCGCCGGGCTTGCTGCAAGAGCCGCAAATCGTCGAAGTGCCGTCAGCGGGCGGTGCGTCGGGCACGACCGGCAATGCGGCCACTGCGCCCGGTCAGCAAACGCAAGCGAATGCCCAGGCTCCCGCGCAGCAGAAGAAGCCGGCCCAAGTGGCGAACGTGCCGCCCTCGGCCGCGCCCGGTACCAACGGCGCGCCCACGGGCGCGAACGAGGCGAATACGGGCTACTTCCTGCAGGTGGGCGCCTATAAGACGGCGGCCGACGCCGAACAGCAGCGCGCACGCCTGGCATTCCAGGGTTTCGAATCCAAGGTATCGCAGCGCGACGCGGGCGGCGTCACTTACTTCCGCGTGCGCATCGGGCCGTTCTCGAAATTCGAGGATATGAATGCAACGCGTCAGCGCCTGTCCGACGCCGGCATCGATACGGCTGTGATTCGCTTTACCAAGCAGTAA
- a CDS encoding thiol:disulfide interchange protein DsbA/DsbL: MNKLIRTLLFSVSLAVVGAGVAQASPAAPVAGKDYTVLKNAQPVDVPAGKIEVIEFMWYGCPHCNEFDPYLEKWIKTLPPDVVFKRVPVAFRDDFIPHSKLLYALHALGLEQKLTPVVFHEIHVNKDYLLTPQDQAKFLATQGVDPKKFMDAYNSFSTQSDLNRDKQLIQSYNIDGVPTLAVQGKYETGPAATDSLPGTIQVLDYLVSQVRAKKM; this comes from the coding sequence ATGAATAAACTGATCCGCACGCTGTTGTTCTCCGTCAGCCTGGCCGTCGTCGGCGCGGGCGTTGCGCAGGCTTCGCCGGCTGCGCCTGTCGCCGGCAAGGACTACACGGTCCTGAAGAATGCGCAGCCCGTCGACGTTCCCGCCGGCAAGATCGAAGTCATCGAATTCATGTGGTACGGCTGCCCGCACTGCAACGAGTTCGACCCGTACCTCGAAAAATGGATCAAGACGCTGCCGCCCGACGTCGTCTTCAAGCGCGTGCCCGTTGCCTTCCGCGACGATTTCATTCCGCATTCGAAGCTGCTTTACGCACTCCATGCGCTGGGCCTCGAACAAAAGCTGACGCCGGTCGTCTTTCATGAAATCCACGTCAACAAAGACTACTTGCTGACGCCGCAAGACCAGGCCAAATTCCTTGCAACGCAGGGCGTGGATCCCAAGAAGTTCATGGACGCCTATAACTCGTTCTCGACGCAAAGCGACTTGAACCGCGACAAGCAATTGATCCAGTCGTACAACATCGACGGCGTGCCGACGCTCGCGGTGCAAGGCAAGTACGAAACGGGGCCGGCCGCGACGGACAGCCTGCCCGGGACGATTCAGGTGCTCGACTACCTCGTCTCGCAAGTTCGCGCGAAGAAGATGTAA
- a CDS encoding SDR family oxidoreductase: MNSPLKVFITGASSGIGLALAGEYARQGATLGLVARRLDALAQFARRFPQLSISIYSADVRDEASVARAASQFISEHGLPDIVIANAGISKGVATGHGDLATFREVMDVNCFGMAATFEPFAKSMAETRRGTLVGIASVAGVRGLPGSGAYSASKAAALAYLESLRVEMRPFDVAVVTIAPGYIRTPMTAHNPYPMPFLMDAERFAEKAAGAIARKSRFAVFPWPMRIVATLLGCLPRWLYDRLFEKAPRKPRAVV; this comes from the coding sequence ATGAATTCGCCGCTGAAAGTTTTCATCACCGGCGCCTCGAGCGGCATCGGTCTTGCCCTTGCCGGAGAATACGCGCGGCAAGGCGCGACGCTCGGGCTCGTGGCGCGCCGCCTCGATGCGCTCGCTCAATTCGCTCGACGCTTTCCCCAACTTTCGATCTCGATCTATTCGGCCGACGTGCGCGACGAAGCTTCCGTCGCGCGCGCGGCATCGCAATTCATTAGCGAACACGGGCTACCCGACATAGTCATCGCCAACGCCGGCATCAGCAAAGGCGTTGCGACCGGGCATGGCGATCTCGCCACGTTTCGCGAAGTGATGGACGTCAATTGCTTCGGAATGGCGGCCACGTTCGAGCCGTTCGCGAAATCGATGGCTGAGACGCGGCGCGGTACGCTCGTGGGCATCGCCAGTGTGGCGGGGGTGCGCGGGCTGCCGGGTTCGGGCGCTTATAGCGCTTCGAAGGCGGCTGCGCTTGCCTATCTCGAATCGTTGCGCGTCGAAATGCGGCCGTTCGACGTTGCCGTCGTGACGATCGCGCCGGGTTATATTCGCACGCCGATGACGGCTCACAATCCCTACCCGATGCCGTTTCTAATGGATGCCGAACGCTTTGCGGAGAAAGCCGCCGGTGCTATCGCACGTAAGTCGCGATTTGCCGTGTTTCCCTGGCCGATGCGAATTGTGGCCACGCTGCTCGGCTGCTTGCCGCGCTGGCTGTATGACCGGCTTTTCGAGAAAGCACCGAGAAAGCCGCGAGCGGTGGTTTAG
- a CDS encoding helical backbone metal receptor, which produces MHSIDAAGIGHPPAGPNARIVSLVPSITELLFALGLGDRVVGRTGFCVHPREAVRAVPKVGGTKAVKIDALRALAPTHVIVNIDENEKPTIDALAQFVPHVVVTHPLTPHDNLSLYALIGTIFNCEEAAAKLSNALSSRLDALAHEPWPKQHVLYVIWRDPWMTIARDTYISAMLRLVNWQTWPDVTGGFTGASRYPIFDFDAPELASVERILLASEPYRFTAKDRDALTADRRLAGKTVQLVDGEMVSWYGSRAIDGIDYLRRLAATSPRISI; this is translated from the coding sequence ATGCATTCAATCGACGCCGCCGGAATCGGTCACCCACCGGCCGGCCCCAACGCCCGCATCGTCTCGCTAGTCCCGAGCATCACCGAGCTACTGTTCGCGCTGGGCCTAGGCGATCGCGTCGTCGGACGCACGGGCTTTTGCGTGCATCCACGTGAAGCCGTGCGTGCCGTGCCCAAAGTCGGCGGCACGAAAGCCGTCAAGATCGACGCCCTCCGCGCACTCGCGCCGACGCACGTAATCGTCAACATCGACGAAAACGAAAAGCCGACGATCGACGCGCTCGCGCAATTCGTCCCCCACGTCGTCGTCACGCACCCGCTTACGCCGCACGACAACCTTTCGCTCTACGCACTCATCGGTACGATCTTCAATTGCGAAGAAGCAGCCGCGAAACTGAGCAACGCACTTTCATCACGCCTAGATGCGCTCGCGCATGAGCCTTGGCCCAAGCAACACGTGCTCTATGTGATCTGGCGCGATCCATGGATGACAATCGCACGCGATACCTACATCTCGGCAATGCTGCGTCTCGTCAACTGGCAAACATGGCCCGACGTCACGGGCGGATTCACCGGGGCCAGCCGTTACCCGATCTTCGACTTCGATGCGCCGGAATTAGCCAGCGTCGAGCGGATCTTGCTCGCATCGGAGCCGTACCGTTTCACGGCAAAAGATCGCGACGCCCTTACCGCTGATAGGCGGCTCGCGGGAAAGACAGTGCAGCTCGTCGATGGCGAGATGGTTTCATGGTACGGCTCGCGCGCGATCGACGGCATCGACTACCTGCGCCGCCTCGCCGCGACGAGCCCCCGCATATCGATATAA